In Carya illinoinensis cultivar Pawnee chromosome 16, C.illinoinensisPawnee_v1, whole genome shotgun sequence, a single window of DNA contains:
- the LOC122299227 gene encoding probable beta-1,4-xylosyltransferase IRX9H — MRSIRRALSPYDDQPCHNGESTYSPKLFPNSRYSSPLNEFAARFWRFLGYPPRKCQHSWRRAFYRCLFFFFLGFLLGLTPFGHVDDDGSSRRDFFEITSPLVNVHRSDVVDREASESNRLFVNESEASESNRLPVGEREASESNSLSVGEVSLEGRMTSDLVPMKQLIVVTPTHGRALQAYFLSRLGQVLRLVPPPLLWIVVETNSASMETAEILWKTGVMYRHLVCASNSTNVRDRGVHQRNAGLEHIERHRLDGIVYFADEDNIYSLQLFHSLREIGRVGTWPVAMLEQSKDKTILEGPVCNGSQVIGWHTNVKSKRLRRFHVDMSGFAFNSTILWDPKRRRGHTSVPIRQLETVKEGFQETTFIQQVLENESLMEGTPAGCSRIINWHLRLEARLFVYPRGWLLQKNLNVVLPLN; from the exons ATGAGGTCGATCCGACGAGCTTTATCGCCTTACGACGATCAGCCGTGCCATAACGGCGAGAGTACGTACTCGCCGAAGCTCTTCCCCAATTCCAGGTACTCGTCGCCGTTGAATGAGTTCGCGGCTCGATTCTGGCGATTCCTCGGGTATCCGCCGCGGAAATGTCAGCACAGCTGGCGACGGGCGTTCTACAggtgcttgttcttcttcttcttgggtTTCTTGCTAGGTTTGACGCCCTTCGGTCACGTCGACGACGACGGTAGTAGCAGGCGCGACTTCTTCGAGATCACGTCCCCTCTCGTCAACGTTCACCGAAGCGACGTCGTTGACCGCGAAGCCTCCGAGTCCAATCGTCTCTTTGTCAACGAGAGCGAAGCCTCGGAGTCCAATCGTCTCCCTGTTGGCGAGCGCGAAGCCTCGGAGTCCAATAGTCTTTCAGTTGGCGAGGTGAGCTTGGAGGGGAGGATGACGTCCGATTTGGTGCCGATGAAGCAGCTGATTGTGGTGACGCCAACGCACGGCCGGGCGCTCCAGGCCTACTTCTTGAGCCGGCTGGGCCAAGTCCTGCGGCTAGTGCCGCCGCCGCTCCTGTGGATTGTGGTGGAGACGAACTCGGCGTCGATGGAGACGGCGGAGATACTGTGGAAAACCGGAGTGATGTACAGGCACTTGGTGTGCGCTAGCAACTCCACTAACGTCAGGGACAGGGGTGTGCATCAGAGGAACGCTGGGTTGGAGCACATTGAGCGCCATAGACTCGACGGCATCGTTTACTTTGCCGACGAAGATAACATATATTCCCTACAGTTGTTCCATAGCTTGAGAGAAATTGG CCGGGTTGGCACTTGGCCTGTTGCCATGCTTGAACAAAGCAAAGACAAGACCATTTTGGAAGGTCCAGTATGTAATGGAAGTCAAGTAATCGGATGGCACACAAACGTGAAAAGTAAGAGACTTCGGAGGTTTCATGTTGATATGTCAGGATTTGCTTTCAACAGTACAATATTGTGGGATCCAAAGAGAAGGAGAGGCCACACCTCAGTTCCAATTCGACAGTTGGAGACAGTCAAGGAGGGTTTCCAG GAGACCACATTTATACAGCAAGTGCTGGAAAATGAAAGTCTAATGGAAGGTACACCAGCTGGTTGTTCAAGGATAATAAACTGGCATCTTCGTTTGGAAGCTCGCCTTTTTGTTTATCCTAGAGGCTGGCTACTTCAGAAAAACCTCAATGTTGTGCTCCCACTTAACTGA